In one window of Chrysiogenia bacterium DNA:
- the ccoS gene encoding cbb3-type cytochrome oxidase assembly protein CcoS, translated as MGVLYLLVPLALLFAGGALWVFIVSVKRGQFDDLDTPAVRILFDDVEPDADDTGKTED; from the coding sequence ATGGGCGTGCTCTACCTGCTGGTTCCCCTCGCGCTGCTATTTGCAGGCGGCGCCTTGTGGGTGTTCATCGTGAGCGTGAAGCGCGGCCAGTTCGATGATCTCGACACGCCCGCCGTGCGCATCCTCTTCGATGATGTCGAGCCCGACGCCGACGACACCGGAAAGACAGAGGACTGA
- a CDS encoding heavy metal translocating P-type ATPase metal-binding domain-containing protein — protein sequence MQGPENVCPLPEAKAPEQCVHCGLPLPDKPIFGKKPEEQFCCRGCSLAYSILQDTGLGRGYYALRERLGESGQRVDEVGDLGGYAFFSDPSFEERYTEPGEDGLRHVDFYLEGIHCAACVWVVERLALQIQGIRGAQLNLSENRLGITYDPKSRPLETLGRRLASVGYAPHPARGAQEEEIARKERHRLLIRIGVAAACGGNIMLFSSALYAGEYQGIESGFANLFTWGSLALSIPVVFYSAMPFFRSAIGGLRVGSLHMDVPIALGIVVAFLSSCWHVFTGTGHVWFDTLSMLVFLLLIGRLLLETGKRRAALAARSLFALVPRTAFMLPEIGGQPRRVSIESVAEGDLLFVPPGDCIPVDGVVEDGRSHVDESLLTGESVPATRGVGQEVWAGTSVVDGALSIRARATGDETRLARLSRLVEDAARRRAPIVATADRIAAWFVAVVVLASCATFAWWWSAGFDVALSNAIALLVVSCPCALGLATPFALSVAMGRGARSGILIKGGEAVERLARVRRLFLDKTGTLTEGHPQVIETTLFDENAELHLPLISAAEQRSSHPVARAIAAHVPPAAAKVEDFHQQPGRGIRARVGAHEILAGNAAWLAEHALATTDAQHAALAVRETECAAASILLAVDGKLIGAFLIADGIRSDARETTAAMRARGLELELLSGDAEAPVRAVAAELGIARWHASASPEQKRELVADASGDALIGMVGDGLNDTAALAAAGVGIAVHGGSEAAFEAADVATARAGLAPVLEAITLARKAMGRVRLNLGFSLFYNVITGTLAATGHITPLWAAVLMPISSLTVIGLSFKR from the coding sequence ATGCAAGGCCCCGAAAATGTCTGCCCGCTGCCCGAGGCCAAGGCCCCGGAGCAGTGCGTCCATTGCGGCCTTCCGCTCCCGGACAAACCCATTTTCGGCAAGAAACCCGAAGAACAGTTCTGCTGCCGCGGCTGCAGCCTGGCTTACTCCATCCTTCAGGACACCGGCCTCGGCAGGGGCTACTACGCGCTGCGCGAGCGACTTGGCGAGAGCGGTCAGCGCGTCGACGAAGTCGGCGACCTTGGCGGCTACGCATTTTTCTCCGACCCGAGTTTCGAAGAGCGCTACACCGAACCAGGCGAAGACGGGCTTCGGCATGTGGACTTCTACCTCGAAGGAATTCACTGCGCGGCGTGCGTGTGGGTTGTCGAGCGCCTGGCGCTGCAAATCCAGGGCATTCGCGGCGCGCAGCTCAACCTGAGCGAGAATCGTCTGGGCATTACCTACGACCCGAAGTCCCGCCCCCTTGAGACGCTCGGGCGGCGCCTGGCATCGGTGGGATACGCCCCCCATCCGGCACGCGGCGCGCAGGAAGAAGAAATTGCCCGCAAGGAACGCCACCGCCTGCTCATCCGCATCGGCGTGGCGGCCGCTTGCGGCGGCAACATCATGCTGTTTAGTTCGGCTCTCTATGCCGGCGAGTACCAGGGCATCGAGTCGGGCTTTGCCAATCTCTTCACATGGGGCAGCCTCGCGCTCTCCATTCCGGTGGTTTTCTACTCGGCGATGCCGTTTTTCCGCTCCGCCATCGGCGGCCTTCGCGTGGGCAGCCTGCACATGGATGTGCCCATCGCGCTCGGGATTGTCGTCGCATTCCTGAGCAGTTGCTGGCATGTCTTTACCGGCACCGGCCATGTGTGGTTCGACACGCTCTCGATGCTGGTATTCCTGCTGCTCATCGGGCGGCTGCTGCTGGAGACCGGCAAACGGCGCGCCGCGCTGGCCGCTCGCTCGCTCTTTGCACTGGTGCCGCGCACCGCGTTCATGCTCCCTGAAATCGGCGGCCAGCCCCGCCGCGTCTCCATCGAGTCGGTTGCCGAGGGCGACCTGCTGTTCGTGCCACCAGGCGACTGCATTCCCGTTGACGGCGTCGTCGAAGATGGACGCTCCCACGTGGACGAGTCCCTGCTCACCGGCGAGAGCGTACCCGCGACGCGCGGCGTGGGACAGGAAGTCTGGGCGGGCACCAGCGTCGTCGACGGCGCGCTGAGCATCCGCGCGCGCGCAACCGGCGATGAAACACGCCTGGCACGCCTCTCACGCCTCGTCGAAGACGCCGCCCGCCGCCGCGCGCCCATCGTCGCCACCGCCGACCGCATTGCCGCGTGGTTCGTCGCGGTGGTCGTTCTTGCCTCCTGTGCGACCTTCGCCTGGTGGTGGAGCGCGGGGTTCGACGTCGCGCTATCCAACGCCATTGCGTTGCTCGTCGTAAGCTGCCCGTGCGCCCTCGGGCTGGCAACACCCTTTGCACTCTCGGTGGCCATGGGCCGCGGCGCGCGCAGCGGGATCCTGATCAAGGGCGGCGAGGCCGTAGAGCGCCTCGCCCGCGTGCGGCGTCTGTTCCTGGACAAGACCGGCACCCTGACGGAAGGACATCCGCAGGTAATCGAAACCACCCTCTTCGATGAAAACGCCGAGCTTCACCTGCCGCTCATTTCCGCGGCCGAGCAGCGTTCGAGCCACCCGGTGGCCCGCGCCATTGCTGCGCACGTGCCCCCCGCCGCCGCAAAGGTCGAGGATTTTCACCAGCAGCCCGGGCGCGGCATCCGCGCGCGCGTCGGCGCCCACGAGATTCTGGCGGGCAACGCCGCCTGGCTGGCCGAACACGCTCTCGCGACCACCGATGCCCAGCACGCCGCCCTCGCAGTTCGGGAAACCGAGTGCGCAGCGGCGTCCATTCTGCTGGCCGTGGATGGAAAGCTCATCGGCGCGTTCCTCATTGCCGACGGAATTCGCTCCGATGCCAGAGAGACCACCGCCGCGATGCGCGCGCGGGGCCTTGAGTTGGAACTTCTCTCGGGCGATGCCGAGGCGCCGGTGCGCGCGGTGGCAGCCGAGCTGGGCATTGCGCGCTGGCACGCATCGGCATCGCCGGAACAAAAGCGCGAGCTCGTCGCCGATGCATCGGGCGATGCACTGATCGGCATGGTGGGCGACGGACTCAACGACACCGCCGCGCTGGCCGCCGCCGGCGTGGGCATCGCCGTCCACGGCGGCAGCGAAGCGGCCTTCGAAGCAGCCGACGTGGCCACCGCGCGGGCCGGGCTGGCCCCCGTGCTCGAAGCCATCACCCTGGCGCGCAAGGCTATGGGCCGCGTGCGCCTCAACCTGGGTTTTTCCCTTTTCTACAACGTCATCACCGGCACCCTGGCCGCCACGGGGCACATCACGCCCCTGTGGGCCGCGGTGCTCATGCCGATCTCGTCCCTGACGGTGATCGGCCTCTCGTTCAAGAGGTAG
- a CDS encoding FixH family protein, with amino-acid sequence MGSNSAKDSTKKEVNFRSDPLWLWGVLAGFAMLIIANGTMIYYATAKDSSQVIGDKPYEMGLRYDEAIAEAKLTRETGWAYEVTECEGMQLCIDLRAKDGSPLNDASVRATLFRPSNPDLDTAGALSPLGEGRYALASLPDKGLWELTLDVSKGTQQARWTRSLYLEP; translated from the coding sequence ATGGGATCCAACTCCGCAAAAGACTCAACCAAAAAAGAGGTGAACTTTCGCAGCGACCCTCTGTGGCTGTGGGGCGTGCTCGCGGGCTTTGCCATGCTGATCATCGCCAACGGCACCATGATCTATTACGCCACGGCCAAGGATTCCTCCCAGGTGATCGGCGACAAGCCCTATGAGATGGGGCTGCGCTATGATGAGGCCATTGCGGAAGCAAAGCTCACCCGTGAGACCGGCTGGGCCTACGAGGTGACCGAGTGCGAAGGGATGCAGCTCTGCATCGACCTGCGTGCGAAGGATGGCTCCCCCCTCAACGACGCGAGCGTCCGGGCCACGCTTTTCCGGCCGAGCAATCCCGACCTCGATACCGCCGGCGCACTTTCTCCCCTGGGAGAGGGTCGCTACGCGCTGGCTTCACTGCCCGACAAGGGCCTGTGGGAACTCACCCTTGATGTAAGCAAGGGCACGCAGCAGGCACGCTGGACCCGCTCGCTCTATCTGGAGCCCTGA
- the ccoG gene encoding cytochrome c oxidase accessory protein CcoG, producing MSELLDVLKGKTRAKIHPMKIKGRFTRFRFWASWIMVLVLLALPWTTMNGDQTVLLDIPARKFILFGVTFWPSDVHLMIFILVGAAILLFFVTALAGRVWCGYACPQTVFLHAFYLPVEDWIEGGRAKRLARDQKGWTFDRFWRKALKHAIFIVASLIVGHSLVAYFLGAQPLIHALSSFDLSHRAAMTFALSASGLMYWDFAFFREQFCTYACPYARFQSALMDFDSLTVGYDPLRGEPRGKRRKDAAADLGDCVDCDKCVYVCPTGIDIRDGLQMECIQCARCIDACDTVMDALGKPRGLVRYGTEREFEQGKRSVIFMRPRVLIYSLLLLAIGGALTYRLVNRDIIEMTILRPPGAPFRVGQTGDINNQFTLKLLNKDRRDHALTFELEGFEGGNLVVPIKPFPVKAGEVGQIGIFVTAPQEALDNGRHKIRLLGKNEDGKVISRMEATFLGPRS from the coding sequence ATGTCGGAACTGCTTGACGTTCTTAAAGGTAAGACACGCGCCAAAATTCACCCCATGAAGATCAAGGGGCGATTCACCCGGTTCCGCTTCTGGGCGAGCTGGATCATGGTGCTGGTTCTTCTTGCGCTCCCATGGACAACGATGAACGGCGACCAGACCGTTCTGCTCGATATCCCGGCGCGCAAGTTCATACTCTTTGGCGTGACCTTCTGGCCCTCCGACGTTCACCTGATGATCTTCATCCTGGTGGGCGCGGCGATCCTGCTCTTTTTTGTGACGGCCCTGGCAGGACGCGTGTGGTGCGGCTACGCCTGCCCCCAGACGGTGTTCCTCCACGCCTTCTATCTGCCCGTTGAGGACTGGATCGAAGGCGGCCGCGCCAAACGACTGGCCCGCGACCAGAAGGGCTGGACCTTCGATCGCTTCTGGCGCAAGGCGCTCAAGCACGCAATTTTCATTGTCGCCTCCCTGATCGTGGGCCATTCGCTGGTGGCCTATTTCCTGGGGGCTCAGCCGCTCATTCATGCGCTTTCGAGCTTCGATCTCTCCCACCGGGCGGCCATGACCTTTGCGCTGAGCGCATCCGGGCTCATGTATTGGGACTTCGCATTCTTCCGCGAGCAGTTCTGCACCTACGCCTGTCCCTACGCCCGCTTCCAGTCGGCTCTCATGGATTTCGATTCACTGACCGTCGGCTACGACCCGCTTCGCGGCGAGCCCCGCGGCAAGCGCAGGAAAGATGCAGCAGCCGACCTTGGCGACTGCGTTGACTGCGACAAGTGCGTCTACGTCTGTCCGACGGGCATCGACATTCGCGACGGCCTGCAGATGGAATGCATCCAGTGCGCGCGCTGCATCGACGCCTGCGACACGGTCATGGACGCGCTGGGCAAGCCGCGCGGTCTGGTCCGTTACGGCACAGAGCGCGAGTTCGAGCAGGGCAAGCGCTCGGTCATTTTCATGCGCCCGCGCGTGTTGATCTACTCCCTGCTGCTACTGGCCATTGGCGGCGCACTGACCTACCGGCTGGTTAACCGCGATATCATCGAGATGACCATCCTGCGTCCGCCGGGCGCCCCCTTCCGTGTCGGCCAGACCGGAGACATCAACAATCAGTTCACTCTCAAGCTGCTCAACAAGGATCGCAGGGACCACGCGCTCACTTTCGAGCTGGAAGGCTTTGAGGGCGGCAACCTGGTGGTTCCCATCAAACCCTTCCCGGTCAAGGCAGGCGAAGTCGGCCAGATCGGCATCTTCGTAACCGCCCCCCAGGAAGCTCTCGACAACGGGCGGCACAAGATCCGCCTGCTCGGGAAGAATGAAGACGGCAAGGTAATCTCCCGCATGGAAGCCACTTTCCTCGGCCCAAGGAGCTGA
- a CDS encoding sulfite exporter TauE/SafE family protein, which produces MEALIVAFTTGALGSVGHCIGMCGGFSLAIAAAGRECEDGASWKAQLGYHLGRTATYTFLGLFFGTLGSVGRFTGTIGPWIHTTVAVLAGLVMIYAGLAVLGVFSERAGPTAMLPERLFAGAMRPAGKRALPYGLHAGLVLGLLPCGLLLAAEAQAAATQSPVMGALVMFAFAQGTVPALALGTSVLERLSLSVRQRVHGLAGVVLILWGVWSLARPVFMHFHQHGGGHDHHQHHEMSLLTPSSAEDAACITPPEALAQSSALAD; this is translated from the coding sequence ATGGAAGCCCTCATTGTCGCCTTTACCACCGGCGCGCTGGGCAGCGTGGGGCATTGCATCGGCATGTGCGGTGGTTTTTCTCTGGCCATCGCCGCCGCCGGGCGCGAATGCGAGGATGGCGCATCCTGGAAGGCGCAGCTCGGCTACCACCTGGGCCGCACGGCGACCTACACCTTTCTGGGACTCTTCTTCGGAACGCTCGGAAGCGTGGGCCGCTTTACCGGAACCATCGGCCCGTGGATTCACACGACCGTCGCCGTTCTCGCAGGGCTGGTGATGATCTACGCCGGCCTTGCAGTGCTGGGCGTCTTCAGCGAGCGCGCGGGCCCCACCGCCATGCTGCCCGAGCGCCTGTTCGCCGGCGCGATGCGCCCTGCTGGAAAGCGCGCCCTGCCCTACGGCCTGCACGCGGGGCTCGTGCTCGGCCTCCTTCCCTGCGGCCTGCTGCTCGCGGCCGAGGCGCAGGCCGCCGCGACGCAGTCGCCGGTGATGGGCGCCCTTGTCATGTTCGCTTTCGCGCAGGGAACCGTGCCCGCGCTCGCGCTGGGCACCAGCGTGCTTGAGCGCCTCTCGCTCTCGGTGCGCCAGAGAGTCCACGGCCTGGCAGGCGTGGTGCTCATCCTCTGGGGCGTGTGGTCGCTGGCCCGCCCGGTGTTCATGCACTTCCACCAGCACGGGGGCGGCCACGATCATCACCAGCACCACGAGATGAGCCTGCTCACGCCTTCGAGCGCCGAGGATGCCGCCTGCATCACGCCGCCCGAGGCGCTGGCGCAGTCCTCCGCGCTCGCCGATTAA
- a CDS encoding c-type cytochrome: protein MSDEKYKDRLLGHEYDGIQEYDNPLPGWWTWMSIGTVIFAIFYVMWMYMGLGGMTQEAELEAETALAQEMHPELFAAPDGGGSGPDMPPVDRAAYVGNDEAVAAGKEVFTINCVACHGVDATGGIGPNLTDNEWIHGGKYDNIRHTITVGVPEKGMVTWGPILGPEKIAQVAAFVYSLGGGEPEE from the coding sequence ATGAGTGATGAGAAATATAAAGACCGACTGCTCGGTCACGAATACGACGGCATTCAGGAATACGACAACCCGCTTCCGGGCTGGTGGACCTGGATGAGCATCGGCACGGTGATCTTCGCCATCTTCTACGTCATGTGGATGTACATGGGCCTTGGCGGCATGACCCAGGAAGCCGAGCTGGAAGCCGAAACCGCGCTGGCCCAGGAAATGCACCCGGAGCTCTTTGCCGCGCCGGACGGTGGGGGCAGCGGTCCTGACATGCCGCCGGTCGATCGTGCAGCCTATGTCGGTAATGACGAGGCTGTCGCCGCGGGTAAGGAAGTCTTCACCATCAACTGCGTCGCCTGCCATGGTGTGGATGCCACCGGCGGGATCGGCCCCAACCTCACGGACAACGAATGGATTCATGGTGGCAAGTACGACAACATCCGTCACACCATCACAGTTGGCGTGCCCGAAAAGGGCATGGTCACCTGGGGACCCATCTTAGGGCCTGAGAAGATCGCTCAGGTCGCAGCATTTGTGTACAGCCTGGGGGGCGGTGAGCCCGAAGAGTAA
- a CDS encoding cbb3-type cytochrome c oxidase subunit 3 has protein sequence MGSALRTLEQGGMSAMLSLISLLIFVALFVGVIYWTMRKSHDETFEQARNLPFKGENEGETPGENINE, from the coding sequence ATGGGATCGGCACTTAGAACACTCGAACAAGGCGGCATGAGCGCCATGCTCTCGCTGATCTCGCTCCTGATTTTTGTCGCGCTCTTTGTCGGCGTCATCTACTGGACGATGCGCAAGAGCCATGACGAGACCTTTGAGCAGGCGCGCAACCTGCCGTTCAAGGGTGAGAACGAGGGGGAAACCCCGGGGGAAAATATCAATGAGTGA
- the ccoN gene encoding cytochrome-c oxidase, cbb3-type subunit I yields MSDQSNTVTIHYDDAITRKFAIATFIWGAVGMLVGLIIAGELVSWKMNGGIPFITFGRLRPLHTNAVIFAFAGNAIFAGVYYSTQRLLKARMFNDTLSKLHFWGWQTIIVLAAVTLPLGYTTSKEYAELEWPIDILITIVWVIFAINFFGTLFKRREKHIYVALWFHIATILAIAMLHIVNSLAIPAEFMKSYSVFAGVQDALVQWWYGHNAVAFFLTTPFLGLMYYFLPKAAERPVFSYRLSIIHFWTLVFIYIWAGPHHLHYTALPQWAQTTGMVFSVMLLGPSWGGMINGLYTLRGAWDRLRTDPILKMWVVSISFYGMSTFEGPLMSIRAVNKLSHYTDWTIGHVHGGALGWVGFTSFAMLYWMLPRLYRTKLYSVKLANWHFWAGTIGIVLYMTSMWVAGITQGLMWKAFGPDGLLVYPNFVETVTRLRPMYITRAIGGGLYLTGVLIGIYNFVKTIAQAKAEGADLSDEAAQVPDIVGRNEADDSKGHRKLEGKTLVFTVLTLVALAVGSLFEIVPLLVDESNVPAISSVKPYTPLEVLGRDIYIREGCNNCHSQMVRPFRDEVVRYGEYSKVGEFVYDHPFLWGSRRIGPDLHRVGGKYPNSWHYVHMEDPRATSAGSIMPPYPWLLKYKIDYDTVKPRLKALRRVGVPYTLEEIDNGMKDAKAQAQDILDDLRSGTAKNAEADTEILALISYLQRLGMDIGWRNNASQTASR; encoded by the coding sequence ATGAGTGACCAATCAAACACCGTGACCATCCACTACGATGACGCCATCACGCGCAAGTTCGCCATCGCAACCTTTATCTGGGGTGCGGTGGGAATGCTCGTGGGACTCATCATCGCCGGCGAGCTTGTCAGCTGGAAGATGAATGGCGGCATCCCGTTCATTACATTCGGGCGGCTTCGCCCCCTGCACACCAATGCGGTGATCTTTGCCTTTGCGGGCAACGCCATCTTCGCCGGTGTCTACTACTCCACGCAGCGCCTGCTCAAGGCCCGCATGTTCAATGATACGCTCAGCAAGCTCCACTTCTGGGGCTGGCAGACGATCATTGTGCTGGCGGCGGTCACCCTGCCGCTGGGCTACACCACCAGCAAGGAATACGCCGAGCTCGAGTGGCCCATCGATATTCTCATCACCATCGTGTGGGTGATCTTCGCCATCAATTTCTTCGGCACGCTCTTCAAGCGACGTGAGAAGCACATCTACGTCGCGCTGTGGTTCCACATCGCCACCATTCTGGCGATCGCCATGCTGCACATCGTCAACTCGCTGGCCATCCCGGCGGAGTTCATGAAGAGCTACTCGGTCTTCGCCGGCGTGCAGGACGCGCTCGTTCAGTGGTGGTACGGCCACAACGCGGTCGCGTTTTTCCTGACGACGCCGTTCCTGGGTCTGATGTATTACTTCCTGCCCAAGGCGGCCGAGCGACCGGTGTTCAGCTACCGGCTCTCCATCATCCACTTCTGGACGCTGGTCTTCATCTATATCTGGGCCGGCCCCCATCATCTGCACTACACGGCGCTTCCCCAGTGGGCGCAGACCACCGGCATGGTCTTCTCGGTCATGCTGCTGGGTCCGTCCTGGGGCGGCATGATCAACGGTCTCTACACGCTTCGCGGCGCGTGGGACCGGCTGCGCACCGATCCGATCCTCAAGATGTGGGTCGTATCGATTTCCTTCTACGGCATGAGCACCTTCGAAGGGCCGCTCATGAGCATCCGCGCCGTCAACAAGCTCAGCCACTACACCGACTGGACCATCGGCCACGTCCACGGCGGCGCCCTGGGCTGGGTCGGTTTCACCAGCTTTGCCATGCTCTACTGGATGCTGCCGCGCCTGTATCGCACCAAGCTCTACAGCGTGAAGCTGGCCAACTGGCATTTCTGGGCCGGCACGATCGGCATTGTCCTCTACATGACCAGCATGTGGGTCGCCGGCATCACCCAGGGCCTGATGTGGAAGGCCTTCGGCCCCGACGGCCTGCTGGTTTACCCGAACTTCGTTGAGACCGTGACGCGCCTTCGCCCGATGTACATCACCCGCGCCATCGGCGGCGGCCTGTACCTGACGGGCGTGCTGATCGGCATCTACAACTTCGTCAAGACCATCGCCCAGGCCAAGGCCGAGGGTGCCGACCTCTCCGACGAGGCGGCGCAGGTTCCCGATATCGTGGGTCGCAACGAGGCCGACGACTCGAAGGGCCACCGCAAGCTCGAAGGCAAGACGCTGGTCTTCACGGTGCTGACTTTGGTCGCGCTGGCCGTGGGAAGCCTCTTCGAGATCGTGCCGCTGCTGGTCGATGAATCCAACGTGCCGGCCATCAGTTCGGTCAAGCCCTACACGCCGCTCGAAGTGCTGGGTCGTGACATCTACATCCGCGAGGGTTGCAACAACTGCCACTCGCAGATGGTGCGCCCCTTCCGCGACGAGGTGGTCCGTTACGGCGAATATTCCAAGGTTGGCGAGTTCGTCTACGACCATCCCTTCCTGTGGGGATCGCGCCGTATCGGGCCCGACCTGCACCGGGTGGGCGGGAAGTATCCCAACTCCTGGCACTACGTGCACATGGAGGATCCGCGCGCGACATCGGCCGGATCGATCATGCCGCCCTACCCGTGGCTGCTGAAATACAAGATCGATTACGACACGGTGAAGCCGCGCCTCAAAGCGCTGCGCCGCGTGGGCGTTCCGTATACGCTCGAGGAAATCGACAACGGCATGAAGGACGCCAAGGCACAGGCCCAGGACATCCTGGACGATCTGCGCAGCGGCACCGCCAAGAATGCCGAGGCCGACACGGAAATCCTGGCGCTCATCTCCTATCTGCAGCGTCTGGGCATGGACATCGGCTGGCGCAACAACGCCAGCCAGACTGCCAGCCGCTAG